In one Spirosoma rigui genomic region, the following are encoded:
- a CDS encoding alpha/beta hydrolase, producing the protein MPSSLQLELFTSATDDRPVFVTGNFCDWLPDLPAFEMQAVGPGRYVLDFPDDMVLPGTIEYKYTRGGWNHVELDATGEGVPNRSLLVKPDEVEQDYVPHWRWFGMPYNPSFLPIIELYSREFKVPQLDRTRRIHVLLPHDYASHPDKRYPVLYLHDGQNLFGEGAGYGSWQIDQKMAMLAGRQRHEVILVSIDHGDAERIQEYTLHPTRMGRARGAYYLDFIRNTLKPVIDAKFRTLPDAVNTGIGGSSLGGLISIYAGLRHPDVFGRLMVFSPSLWISPKIYFDAIQFQPPGPMKVYVYGGEQESSYMVPNIQRFNSALVRQGHARSLPFDQPNPIDIHFAVDPSGTHQEAHWGREFPKAIEWLFY; encoded by the coding sequence ATGCCTTCATCTTTACAACTGGAATTATTTACCTCCGCCACCGACGATCGGCCTGTGTTCGTTACGGGCAACTTTTGCGACTGGCTTCCCGACCTACCCGCGTTCGAGATGCAGGCTGTTGGACCAGGCCGTTATGTGCTCGATTTCCCCGACGACATGGTGCTGCCCGGCACAATCGAATACAAATACACCCGGGGCGGCTGGAATCACGTGGAACTGGATGCTACCGGTGAGGGCGTACCTAACCGATCGCTGCTGGTGAAACCCGACGAGGTAGAGCAGGACTACGTCCCCCACTGGCGCTGGTTCGGCATGCCATATAATCCCAGCTTTCTGCCCATCATTGAACTCTATAGCCGGGAGTTCAAAGTTCCGCAACTGGATCGCACCCGCCGGATTCACGTGTTGTTGCCCCACGACTACGCCAGTCATCCCGATAAACGGTATCCGGTCCTGTACCTGCACGACGGCCAGAATCTTTTCGGCGAGGGTGCCGGGTATGGCAGTTGGCAGATCGACCAGAAGATGGCAATGCTGGCCGGCCGGCAACGCCACGAAGTTATTCTAGTCTCCATTGACCACGGCGACGCCGAACGGATTCAGGAGTATACCCTCCACCCTACCCGCATGGGCCGGGCACGGGGCGCCTACTACCTCGACTTTATCCGGAACACGCTCAAACCTGTTATCGACGCTAAATTCCGTACGCTGCCCGATGCCGTCAATACCGGTATCGGCGGTAGTTCGCTGGGGGGCCTGATCAGTATTTATGCTGGTTTACGGCACCCGGATGTCTTTGGCCGGCTCATGGTGTTTTCGCCCTCGCTCTGGATATCGCCAAAAATTTATTTTGACGCCATTCAATTTCAGCCACCCGGCCCAATGAAAGTGTATGTTTACGGGGGCGAGCAGGAGTCGAGCTACATGGTCCCCAATATCCAGCGGTTCAACAGCGCGCTGGTCAGGCAGGGCCACGCGCGATCGCTTCCCTTCGACCAACCCAATCCTATTGATATTCACTTTGCGGTAGACCCCAGCGGTACCCATCAGGAAGCCCACTGGGGCCGCGAATTTCCCAAAGCCATAGAGTGGCTTTTTTATTGA